The genomic stretch GTTGGCGGTGTCTATTGAAGAGAGTTACTTGTTTCCAAGTCTTAGCTCAGACAATTCCTCAAAATCGGACGACTAAACTATGCCTGAATTACCCGAAGTCGAAGTGAGCCGCATGGGGATCTCGCCTCATTTAGTCGGCGAGACCATCAAGACCCTTACCTTTCGTACGCCTAAATTACGTTGGGATATCCCGCAAGAGCTTAAGCTGTTAGAAGGGCAGGTGATTCGTTCCATTTCGCGTCGTGCAAAGTACTTGTTGATTGAAACTGATACCGGTACAGCCATAGTACACCTTGGTATGTCTGGCTCACTGCGTGTATTAGATGCGGATTTTCCAGCGGCAAAGCACGATCACGTGGATCTAAAGCTGACTAATGGTAAGGTGCTGCGTTATAACGACCCTCGTCGCTTTGGAGCGTGGTTATGGTCGGCGCCTGATGAAGTCCACTCTGTGTTGCTTGGCTCTGGCCCTGAGCCGCTAACGGACGACTTTAACGCTGAATACATAGCCGAGAAGGCTGGAAAGCGAAAAGTTGCCGTCAAGCAGTTCATCATGGATAACAAAGTAGTGGTGGGCGTGGGAAACATCTACGCCAATGAAGCGCTGTTTTCTTCACGAATCCATCCTTTGCGCCCCGCAAGCAAAGTGACAAAAGAAGAGTGGGTTTTGTTAACCCAAGAGATCAAGCAAGTCCTTGCGACCGCTATCAAGCAAGGTGGCACTACCCTAAAAGATTTTGCCCAAGCAGATGGCAAGCCCGGCTACTTCGCGCAAGAGCTGCAAGTGTATGGAAAAGCGGGTGAAAAGTGCCCTAATTGTGGTGAGAAGCTTGAAGAGCAAAAGATAGGGCAAAGGAATACGTTTTTTTGCCCACAATGTCAGGTCTAGAAAAACTGAACCTATGTTCACTTTTTTGAGCTAGTAGATATACGGTCTAGTAGCTACAATTGCAATAATTATACGAATTGAGAATAGTAGAATGAAATATTTAGTAACTGGCGTTGCTGGTTTTATTGGCTCTGCAGTGTCAGAGCGACTATGTGCGGCAGGGCATGAGGTTATTGGTATCGATAACCTAAATGACTACTACGAAGTCTCTCTGAAACATGCTCGCCTTAAACGTATCGAACATGAAAACCTTACCTTTATCGAGCTTGATCTTGCGGATAGAGAAGGCATCGCTGAGCTTTTCGCACAGCAAAAGTTTGACCGCGTGATTCACTTAGCGGCGCAAGCTGGCGTTCGTTACTCAATTGATAACCCGATGGCATACGCTGATAGTAACCTTGTTGGTCATTTGGCTATTCTAGAAGGTTGTCGTCATAACAAGGTTGAACACCTAGTTTATGCATCATCGAGCTCTGTCTATGGCTTGAACCAGAAAATGCCATTCCACACAGCAGACAGCGTTGACCATCCAATTTCATTGTACGCTGCGACTAAGAAGTCGAATGAGTTGATGGCGCATACCTATTCTCATCTATACGATGTACCGACAACAGGTCTACGCTTCTTTACGGTTTATGGCCCTTGGAGTCGCCCTGATATGGCGATGTTTAAGTTTGCGAACTTAATCGTGGCAGGCAAGGAGATCGACATTTACAACAACGGCGACATGATGCGAGACTTCACTTATATCGATGATATTGTTGAAGGCATTGTTCGTGTACAAGACCGCATTCCAGCTAAACAGCCAGATTGGACTGTGGAGCAAGGCTCACCGGCAACCAGTTCTGCTCCGTATCGCGTGTTTAACATAGGTCATGGCAGCCCGGTTAAATTGATGGATTACGTTGAAGCATTAGAAACAGCTTTAGGTATTGAAGCGAAGAAGAACTTCATGCCAATACAACCAGGTGATGTGTACGCAACTTATGCCGATACGGAAGATCTTTTTGAAGCTGTTGGCTACAAGCCTCAAGTTAAAATCCAAGAAGGCGCCAAAGCATTCGCGGATTGGTATAAAGCTTATTACTCACTTTAACAGTCAACGCCTCAATTAAAAGTAGCGCTCAATGAGCGCTATTTTTGTTTTTGAATACAGGATTATTTCGTTTTTATTCTATAACTTTGGACTGTACTCTTTATTCAAGGTAAACAAGTGATTGATGTTTGTAACTAGATTGAGCACCATGCTTTTCAACTTATTCATTAGTTTCATTGAAGCAACAAAGTAATTCTTTTCTCCTTGATGCTTACGGTTACCAATGATCGACGGCTTACTATTTCGTTGCATTCCAGCTTGATTGACCCCAAACATCGGTTGATTATGAATCCAAGTGTTTCTCAAGAACACATCAACAGGGTGCCTAAAGGTTTGACTATGTTTAATGAATGCTTTTGCGGCATTTGGAGATAGCGCATAACCAGCAGTCCCTTGAGGTACTTTTAAGTACTTTACTAAGTTTTGGTTTTCGTATTTACAGACGGGATAATTTAATCTGTTCTTACTGTTTTGCAATCGAATATAACCACATTGCTCAATATGCTGCTTTGCAATAGCCAAAGTATTTCGAAAAGTGTCTGTTTCAATATCAACATGATCTTCGAATACTAGTATGGGCTCATTGAGTTCTACACATTTTTGCCAAACAAGATAATGACTTGCATAGCACCCGACTTCACCGGGAGCATACGCCCTACCCATGTTATATAAAAATTTTTTTTCGTGAATTTTAGTTAGTAAACTATGTTCATCAATGCGCGCATCTACTCCTATAAAAAACTCAAAATCAACCTGAACGCTTTTGAGAGCGTTAGTTGTTGATATTTGTCGGCTACAATTGCCGTTTAAAGTAATGCAGTAGGCTTTCATAAACTGTATGTATTTATATATAAGAGCGATATGTTATCACCCACTTAGATTTTTTGTAATGGTTGTTCTCTTTTCTAAGAGATTCTAGCTGTAGAAAGAGCAATTCACTCTAACGCTAGATAAAAATGGATTCATTTCAATGAAGGACTACCACGAAGTAGCTTTGATACAC from Vibrio pomeroyi encodes the following:
- a CDS encoding NAD-dependent epimerase, translated to MKYLVTGVAGFIGSAVSERLCAAGHEVIGIDNLNDYYEVSLKHARLKRIEHENLTFIELDLADREGIAELFAQQKFDRVIHLAAQAGVRYSIDNPMAYADSNLVGHLAILEGCRHNKVEHLVYASSSSVYGLNQKMPFHTADSVDHPISLYAATKKSNELMAHTYSHLYDVPTTGLRFFTVYGPWSRPDMAMFKFANLIVAGKEIDIYNNGDMMRDFTYIDDIVEGIVRVQDRIPAKQPDWTVEQGSPATSSAPYRVFNIGHGSPVKLMDYVEALETALGIEAKKNFMPIQPGDVYATYADTEDLFEAVGYKPQVKIQEGAKAFADWYKAYYSL
- the mutM gene encoding bifunctional DNA-formamidopyrimidine glycosylase/DNA-(apurinic or apyrimidinic site) lyase — encoded protein: MPELPEVEVSRMGISPHLVGETIKTLTFRTPKLRWDIPQELKLLEGQVIRSISRRAKYLLIETDTGTAIVHLGMSGSLRVLDADFPAAKHDHVDLKLTNGKVLRYNDPRRFGAWLWSAPDEVHSVLLGSGPEPLTDDFNAEYIAEKAGKRKVAVKQFIMDNKVVVGVGNIYANEALFSSRIHPLRPASKVTKEEWVLLTQEIKQVLATAIKQGGTTLKDFAQADGKPGYFAQELQVYGKAGEKCPNCGEKLEEQKIGQRNTFFCPQCQV
- a CDS encoding glycosyltransferase family 25 protein, with protein sequence MKAYCITLNGNCSRQISTTNALKSVQVDFEFFIGVDARIDEHSLLTKIHEKKFLYNMGRAYAPGEVGCYASHYLVWQKCVELNEPILVFEDHVDIETDTFRNTLAIAKQHIEQCGYIRLQNSKNRLNYPVCKYENQNLVKYLKVPQGTAGYALSPNAAKAFIKHSQTFRHPVDVFLRNTWIHNQPMFGVNQAGMQRNSKPSIIGNRKHQGEKNYFVASMKLMNKLKSMVLNLVTNINHLFTLNKEYSPKL